In a single window of the Acyrthosiphon pisum isolate AL4f chromosome X, pea_aphid_22Mar2018_4r6ur, whole genome shotgun sequence genome:
- the LOC103310136 gene encoding uncharacterized protein LOC103310136, with product MSEQTPLSVEYPPTLQAVDFFEKIKDELLNGPHHQYIRRNRICVGCFKRHVREANRKMSMPLNPYLLSRAMIPVTAFIHAVISHPNAERSVCIEVRLEVGEILEDVIARRIISVDHLFEE from the coding sequence ATGAGCGAACAAACACCACTGTCGGTGGAGTACCCACCAACACTGCAAGCAGTCGAtttctttgaaaaaattaaagatgAATTATTAAATGGCCCTCACCACCAATACATACGACGGAATAGAATTTGTGTAGGATGCTTTAAACGACATGTCCGAGAAGCAAACAGAAAAATGAGTATGCCATTGAACCCATATTTATTAAGCAGGGCAATGATACCAGTTACGGCGTTCATTCACGCGGTAATAAGTCATCCGAACGCGGAGAGATCAGTGTGTATAGAGGTTAGGTTAGAAGTAGGGGAAATACTAGAGGATGTTATTGCTCGACGGATTATTTCTGTTGATCACTTAttcgaagaataa